The Microbacterium limosum genome contains a region encoding:
- a CDS encoding heavy metal translocating P-type ATPase, translating into MTASSPTTTAPAAETHDHSHGSARWELWFAIAAGVTYAGGMIAEFALGLPMVGWPLVFFLATYFFGGFFTFRTAIASTMRGKFEVDFLMLVAAIGAALIGRWAEGAVLLFLFSLGHALEEYALSRASKSIESLAELAPRSALVRRGGDEPVEVPVEEIVVGDIVVIRPNSRIPSDGFVISGVSAVDQSAVTGESIPVEKEPVADPERAMRTVDTLPAANRVFAGTVNGSGVLEVEVTATSADSTLSKVVELVRSADQAASPTQQFIDRFQRWYVPAVILGVAVTLLISWLAFAQPFPDAFYLAMTVLVAASPCALAIATPAAVLAGVARAARAGVLVKGGAPLETLGRVKAMAFDKTGTLTWGAPRVTSVTPAADVPESELIRTLVAVEALSDHPLAEAIVRDLEPRVPQAERLTATDLNAVVGRGVTATIDGERVDVGNLRMFDEQQLALTGTLADAYTQARDSGQTLMIIRRGDRFLGIVGVMDASRAESAQVLSALRGANVGQLVMISGDNQRVADAVGREVGVDTAIGELLPEDKVAQITRLAETHRPIAMVGDGVNDAPAMARADVGIAMGAAGSTVALETCDIALMSDDLGRVPFAVRLSRATSRIIRQNLIASLAIVAFLILATFLGLNIGAVVLIHEGSTLIVVGNALRLLNFERGKEHHGIDHEDRPTA; encoded by the coding sequence ATGACTGCTTCTTCCCCGACGACTACCGCGCCCGCTGCGGAGACGCACGACCATTCCCACGGTTCGGCCCGGTGGGAGCTGTGGTTCGCGATCGCCGCGGGCGTGACCTACGCCGGCGGGATGATCGCCGAGTTCGCGTTGGGGCTGCCGATGGTCGGGTGGCCGTTGGTGTTCTTCCTCGCCACCTACTTCTTCGGTGGGTTCTTCACGTTCCGCACCGCGATCGCCTCGACGATGCGAGGGAAGTTCGAGGTCGACTTCCTCATGCTGGTGGCCGCGATCGGCGCCGCCCTCATCGGCCGGTGGGCGGAAGGGGCGGTGCTGCTGTTCCTGTTCAGCCTCGGCCACGCGCTCGAGGAATACGCCCTCAGCCGTGCCAGCAAGTCCATCGAGTCCCTGGCCGAGCTCGCTCCCCGCAGCGCCCTGGTGCGCCGCGGCGGGGACGAGCCGGTGGAGGTGCCGGTGGAGGAGATCGTCGTCGGGGACATCGTCGTCATCCGCCCGAACTCCCGCATTCCCTCAGACGGGTTCGTGATCTCCGGGGTGTCCGCGGTGGATCAGTCCGCGGTCACCGGGGAGTCGATTCCGGTGGAGAAGGAGCCGGTGGCCGACCCGGAGCGGGCGATGCGCACCGTCGACACCCTGCCCGCCGCCAACCGTGTGTTCGCCGGCACCGTGAACGGGTCCGGCGTGCTCGAGGTCGAGGTCACCGCGACCTCCGCGGACTCGACGCTCAGCAAGGTCGTCGAGCTCGTCCGCTCCGCCGACCAGGCCGCCTCCCCCACACAGCAGTTCATCGACCGGTTCCAGCGTTGGTACGTGCCCGCCGTGATCCTCGGGGTCGCCGTCACCCTCCTGATCTCCTGGCTCGCGTTCGCGCAACCGTTCCCCGACGCGTTCTACCTCGCCATGACCGTGCTCGTCGCCGCCAGCCCCTGCGCGCTCGCGATCGCAACCCCGGCCGCGGTGCTGGCAGGGGTCGCCCGTGCTGCGCGTGCCGGGGTGCTCGTCAAGGGCGGCGCCCCGCTCGAGACGCTCGGGCGGGTCAAGGCGATGGCGTTCGACAAGACCGGCACCCTGACCTGGGGTGCCCCCCGGGTGACGTCCGTCACCCCCGCCGCCGACGTGCCCGAGTCCGAGCTGATCCGCACTCTGGTCGCTGTCGAAGCGCTCAGCGATCACCCGCTGGCCGAGGCGATCGTCCGCGACCTCGAGCCCCGCGTCCCCCAGGCCGAGCGCCTCACCGCGACAGACCTGAACGCGGTCGTCGGGCGTGGCGTCACGGCGACGATCGACGGCGAGCGGGTCGACGTCGGCAACCTGCGCATGTTCGACGAGCAGCAACTCGCGCTGACCGGCACGCTCGCCGACGCGTACACGCAGGCGCGGGACTCCGGGCAGACGCTGATGATCATCCGCCGTGGCGACCGGTTCCTCGGCATCGTCGGCGTGATGGATGCGTCCCGCGCGGAGTCCGCCCAGGTGCTCAGCGCGCTCCGGGGCGCGAACGTGGGGCAGCTCGTGATGATCTCCGGCGACAACCAGCGCGTCGCCGACGCGGTCGGCCGGGAAGTCGGCGTCGACACCGCGATCGGCGAACTGCTCCCCGAGGACAAAGTCGCTCAGATCACCCGCCTCGCCGAAACCCACCGACCGATCGCGATGGTCGGCGACGGCGTCAACGACGCCCCCGCGATGGCCCGCGCCGACGTCGGCATCGCGATGGGCGCCGCCGGCTCCACCGTCGCGTTGGAAACCTGCGACATCGCGCTGATGAGCGACGACCTCGGCCGCGTCCCGTTCGCCGTGCGGCTCAGCCGCGCCACCAGCCGCATCATCCGGCAGAACCTCATCGCCAGCCTCGCGATCGTCGCGTTCCTCATCCTCGCCACCTTCCTCGGCCTGAACATCGGCGCGGTCGTACTCATCCACGAAGGCTCCACCCTGATCGTCGTCGGCAACGCACTCCGCCTGCTCAACTTCGAGCGCGGCAAAGAGCACCACGGCATCGACCACGAAGACAGGCCCACCGCTTGA
- a CDS encoding DUF4307 domain-containing protein → MTTKEELADRYGRGPRPIRRRVFWVTVATAAILSVAGLSWLTVSNSLDDVGFDETGYELVDARTVTVSFQATPPAGTSFACAVQALDEDFGIVGWRVIEYPASEEITRALVETIPTVAQATTGTVQSCWAT, encoded by the coding sequence GTGACGACGAAAGAGGAGCTCGCCGACCGCTACGGTCGGGGACCGCGGCCCATCCGCCGCCGCGTGTTCTGGGTCACCGTCGCGACGGCGGCAATCCTGTCTGTCGCCGGGCTTTCGTGGCTGACTGTCTCGAACTCGCTCGACGACGTCGGATTCGACGAGACCGGATACGAGCTGGTCGATGCGCGCACCGTGACCGTATCCTTCCAAGCCACGCCACCCGCTGGGACGTCGTTCGCATGCGCGGTGCAGGCATTGGATGAGGACTTCGGCATCGTCGGTTGGCGGGTCATCGAGTACCCCGCGTCCGAGGAGATCACACGAGCACTCGTGGAGACCATCCCGACCGTCGCGCAGGCAACGACCGGCACCGTGCAATCCTGCTGGGCCACATAG
- a CDS encoding cytochrome c oxidase assembly protein has product MTPRVLRVAGPAILGGVALIALVGALWFGGGAAQIPLGDAGPVVRWGLPVTKLVVNLAAAGMVGVLVTALFTLRAGEREFDVALDTASISAALFTVAAGATGFLTLLSVFNPAIDAGPQFGAQLGRFLVELEVGRTWLITTVAGAALTVLTFAVRSWVGTLLVALVAVASLVPMGTQGHSGDDAFHHEAMMALILHIIGAAVWLGGLLLLIAVRPALDRRRIPDLVARYSSIALAAFVLVAVSGTVRAAIGLQEWSDLLSPYGAILGIKVVALVGLGLFGAWYRTRLIGRMRSSDAASRPFWMLIAFELALMGVASGAAAALARTPPPNPAPLPEIPSPAERLTGAPLPPELTIERWVTAWNVDMLWAVLAGFAIFFYLAGVWRLRRRGDAWPVYRTIMWVAGMVLLVWVTGGVVNVYQDYLFSMHMVGHMLLTMAIPVLLVAGAPVTLAARAIRKRDDGTRGGREWILWAVHSPVARILTNPFVAAALFIGSLWVFYYTDLFRWSLYDHLGHQWMIAHFLITGYLFALSLIGIDPVPWRLPYAGRLLLLIGVMAMHAFFGIAIMMQSGLMVADWFGSMGRTWGVTPLEDQYTGGGIAWSIGEIPTLILAITVAIQWSRSDDRETKRRDRHADRTGEAELEAYNARLTELADRDARSRR; this is encoded by the coding sequence ATGACTCCTCGCGTCTTGCGGGTCGCAGGGCCTGCGATCCTCGGCGGGGTCGCACTCATCGCCTTGGTCGGGGCGTTGTGGTTCGGTGGGGGTGCTGCGCAGATCCCACTCGGCGACGCCGGCCCTGTTGTGCGCTGGGGGCTTCCGGTCACGAAACTGGTCGTGAATCTCGCCGCCGCGGGCATGGTCGGTGTGCTCGTGACCGCCTTGTTCACGCTGCGGGCCGGTGAGCGCGAGTTCGACGTCGCCCTCGATACCGCGTCGATCTCTGCAGCCCTGTTCACCGTGGCCGCGGGCGCGACCGGGTTCCTCACGCTTCTCAGCGTGTTCAACCCGGCCATCGACGCAGGCCCCCAGTTCGGTGCCCAGCTCGGCCGGTTCCTCGTCGAGCTCGAGGTCGGCAGGACATGGCTGATCACGACGGTCGCCGGCGCCGCCCTCACCGTCCTGACATTCGCCGTGCGGTCCTGGGTCGGGACGCTTCTGGTCGCCCTGGTGGCGGTGGCCTCGCTCGTGCCGATGGGCACGCAGGGGCACTCCGGCGATGACGCCTTCCACCACGAGGCGATGATGGCGCTCATCCTGCACATCATCGGCGCCGCGGTGTGGCTCGGCGGGCTCCTGCTGCTCATCGCCGTCCGTCCAGCCCTCGACCGTCGCCGCATCCCCGATCTCGTCGCCCGCTACTCGAGCATCGCTCTGGCCGCGTTCGTGCTCGTCGCCGTGTCCGGCACGGTGCGCGCCGCCATCGGCCTGCAGGAGTGGTCCGATCTGCTCTCGCCCTATGGCGCGATCTTGGGCATCAAGGTCGTCGCGCTCGTCGGCCTCGGCCTCTTCGGGGCGTGGTACCGCACCCGCCTGATCGGCAGGATGCGCAGCTCCGACGCGGCATCCCGCCCTTTCTGGATGCTCATCGCGTTCGAGCTGGCACTGATGGGTGTGGCCAGCGGCGCCGCCGCAGCGCTGGCCCGCACTCCGCCACCGAACCCGGCCCCGCTTCCCGAGATCCCCTCGCCGGCAGAACGCCTCACCGGTGCCCCGCTGCCCCCGGAGCTCACGATCGAACGGTGGGTCACCGCGTGGAACGTGGACATGTTGTGGGCGGTGCTCGCCGGGTTCGCGATCTTCTTCTATCTCGCCGGGGTGTGGCGGCTGCGCCGGCGCGGCGACGCGTGGCCTGTGTATCGCACGATCATGTGGGTCGCCGGCATGGTGCTGCTGGTCTGGGTCACCGGCGGCGTCGTCAACGTCTACCAGGACTACCTGTTCAGCATGCACATGGTGGGGCACATGCTGCTCACGATGGCGATCCCGGTGCTGCTGGTCGCCGGCGCCCCGGTGACCCTCGCCGCCCGGGCGATCCGCAAACGCGACGACGGCACCCGCGGCGGGCGGGAGTGGATCCTGTGGGCGGTGCATTCGCCCGTCGCCCGCATCCTGACGAACCCGTTCGTCGCGGCCGCCCTGTTCATCGGCTCACTGTGGGTGTTCTATTACACCGACCTGTTCCGCTGGTCGCTGTACGACCACCTCGGCCACCAGTGGATGATCGCGCACTTCCTCATCACCGGCTACCTGTTCGCGCTCTCCCTGATCGGCATCGACCCGGTGCCGTGGCGGCTTCCCTACGCCGGCAGGCTGCTGCTGCTCATCGGTGTGATGGCGATGCACGCGTTCTTCGGCATCGCCATCATGATGCAGTCGGGGCTGATGGTCGCCGACTGGTTCGGGTCGATGGGTCGCACCTGGGGTGTCACACCGCTCGAGGATCAGTACACCGGCGGCGGTATCGCGTGGTCGATCGGTGAGATCCCCACCCTGATCCTCGCGATCACGGTCGCGATTCAGTGGAGTCGCAGCGACGACCGCGAGACCAAGCGGCGAGACCGGCACGCCGACCGCACCGGCGAAGCCGAGCTCGAGGCCTACAACGCACGCCTCACCGAGCTCGCCGACCGCGATGCTCGCAGCCGCAGATAG
- the ccsB gene encoding c-type cytochrome biogenesis protein CcsB produces MTGTDALSLDGISLLLVWTAIATYLLAFIAYTIDLAGRSVPASVPQREPVLAGATARAGQQTDNAQSGSVDSVRTPPAQRQRLLWARIGTSLTVLAFLFHLAGTILRGIAAERVPWANMYEFALTGTVLIVAVYLLVLRRYDLRFLGAFLIGMVVLLLGGATVSFYVEVVPLMDPLKSVWLVIHVFVASLATALFAIACGISITQLLQARRERRTRASSDTARADGLGFLRTLPAADVLESLAYRFAIVGFVFWTFTLIAGAIWANDSWGRYWGFDVKEVWTFVIWVLYAGYIHARATRGWRGTRSAWLSIIGFVAVLFNFTIVNMFFQGLHSYSGLT; encoded by the coding sequence ATGACCGGAACCGACGCGCTCTCCCTCGACGGCATCTCACTGCTGCTGGTGTGGACGGCGATCGCCACCTACCTGCTCGCGTTCATCGCGTACACCATCGACCTGGCCGGGCGCTCCGTCCCCGCCAGCGTCCCGCAGCGGGAGCCGGTCCTGGCCGGCGCTACCGCACGGGCGGGCCAGCAGACGGACAACGCCCAGAGTGGGTCGGTGGACAGTGTTCGCACGCCGCCCGCGCAGCGTCAACGGCTGCTGTGGGCGCGGATCGGGACGTCGCTGACGGTCCTCGCGTTCCTGTTCCACCTGGCCGGCACCATCCTGCGCGGCATCGCCGCGGAGCGGGTGCCGTGGGCGAACATGTACGAGTTCGCGCTGACCGGCACGGTCTTGATCGTGGCCGTCTACCTGCTGGTGCTGCGCCGCTACGACCTCCGCTTCCTCGGTGCGTTCCTGATCGGCATGGTGGTGCTGCTGCTGGGTGGCGCGACGGTCTCGTTCTACGTCGAGGTCGTTCCGCTGATGGATCCGCTCAAGAGCGTGTGGCTGGTCATCCACGTCTTCGTCGCGTCCCTGGCCACCGCCCTGTTCGCGATCGCCTGCGGCATCTCCATCACCCAGCTCCTGCAGGCCCGCCGGGAGCGCCGCACCCGAGCATCCTCGGACACTGCCCGCGCCGACGGTCTTGGGTTTCTGCGCACTCTGCCCGCCGCCGACGTGCTCGAGTCCCTCGCGTACCGGTTCGCGATCGTGGGGTTCGTGTTCTGGACGTTCACCCTGATCGCCGGCGCGATCTGGGCCAACGACTCCTGGGGTCGCTACTGGGGCTTCGATGTCAAGGAGGTGTGGACGTTCGTGATCTGGGTGCTCTACGCCGGCTACATCCACGCCCGCGCGACCCGCGGCTGGCGCGGCACCCGCTCCGCCTGGCTGTCCATCATCGGGTTCGTCGCGGTGCTGTTCAACTTCACGATCGTGAACATGTTCTTCCAGGGCCTCCACTCCTACTCCGGGCTCACATGA
- the lnt gene encoding apolipoprotein N-acyltransferase, translating to MRTPLPTPAPAAAPEQETPRRTVAAWSLPVWAAVLASAAAGLLLDLASAPVGWWPLTFVSVTVALVALIGRSIGGALLVGTVFGAVFYTTHLVWVGEFLGPVPWLALAGLEAVLFGAGAVPIALAYRWTARYPARGLVQLLAVPPLIGVLWTAREVVMGAWPYSGFPWARLGMTQVGGPLAEAVSWTSVTGLSLLIVILCASVVQWIRAGGIRFMLGLHPAVSVAALLVIAPQFPTAPAGEFRVGWVQGNGPTGYFDDKVPGDVLAAQTAATVPLYGQPMDLLAWPEGGVDADPLSDPAAAEALDRVVRSAGAPLLMNAATTRGDDVFNTSLLWTADPTGRQWHDKVNPVPFGEYVPDRWFYELIVPDLVGLIQREYTPGSNPPLVQVGDVGVGLAICFDVIYDAVIWDGARAGAEVFVFQTNNADFRGTDENLQQLAFARMRAIETGRAVVNVSTVGTSQVITPDGTTVDSIGVDTVDASITTVPLRTGLTPAVILGPWLTALIVLAAAGALTAAGFSHRARTRAAAADRSTDPGRHP from the coding sequence ATGCGCACGCCTTTGCCGACACCCGCCCCGGCCGCCGCGCCGGAGCAGGAGACGCCGCGCCGCACCGTGGCGGCATGGTCGCTGCCGGTGTGGGCGGCGGTGCTGGCATCCGCGGCCGCCGGCCTGCTGCTGGATCTCGCCTCCGCACCGGTGGGGTGGTGGCCGTTGACGTTCGTGAGTGTCACGGTCGCCCTGGTGGCCCTGATCGGCCGCAGCATCGGCGGGGCGCTGCTGGTCGGCACTGTGTTCGGCGCCGTGTTCTACACGACCCATCTGGTGTGGGTGGGGGAGTTCCTCGGCCCGGTGCCGTGGCTTGCCCTCGCCGGGCTGGAAGCGGTCCTGTTCGGCGCGGGCGCGGTGCCGATCGCGCTCGCCTACCGGTGGACCGCCCGCTATCCGGCCCGCGGCCTCGTGCAGCTGCTCGCGGTACCGCCGCTGATCGGGGTTCTGTGGACGGCCCGTGAGGTGGTGATGGGTGCGTGGCCGTACTCCGGGTTCCCGTGGGCGCGCCTCGGGATGACCCAGGTGGGCGGCCCGCTCGCGGAGGCCGTGTCGTGGACGAGCGTGACCGGCCTGTCCCTGCTGATCGTCATTCTGTGCGCCTCTGTGGTGCAGTGGATCCGCGCCGGCGGCATCCGCTTCATGCTCGGGTTGCACCCTGCTGTGAGCGTCGCCGCTCTCCTGGTGATAGCGCCGCAGTTCCCCACCGCGCCGGCCGGGGAGTTCCGCGTGGGATGGGTGCAGGGCAACGGCCCCACCGGGTACTTCGACGACAAGGTGCCCGGCGACGTCCTGGCCGCGCAGACCGCCGCCACGGTGCCGCTGTACGGGCAGCCGATGGATCTGCTGGCCTGGCCGGAGGGCGGCGTCGACGCCGACCCGCTCAGTGATCCCGCCGCCGCCGAGGCGTTGGACCGGGTCGTGCGCTCGGCCGGGGCGCCGTTGCTGATGAACGCCGCCACCACCCGCGGCGACGATGTCTTCAACACGTCCCTGCTGTGGACCGCGGATCCCACGGGCCGGCAGTGGCACGACAAGGTCAACCCGGTCCCGTTCGGCGAGTACGTGCCGGACCGGTGGTTCTACGAGCTGATCGTCCCCGACCTGGTGGGCTTGATCCAACGCGAATACACCCCCGGCAGCAACCCGCCGCTCGTGCAGGTCGGCGACGTCGGGGTGGGGTTGGCGATCTGCTTCGACGTGATCTACGACGCCGTGATCTGGGACGGTGCCCGCGCCGGCGCAGAGGTGTTCGTGTTCCAGACCAACAACGCCGACTTCCGCGGCACCGACGAGAACCTGCAGCAGCTCGCGTTCGCCCGGATGCGCGCCATCGAAACCGGCCGCGCGGTCGTCAACGTCTCCACGGTGGGCACCAGCCAGGTCATCACCCCGGACGGCACCACCGTCGACAGCATCGGCGTCGACACCGTTGACGCGTCGATCACCACCGTCCCGCTGCGCACCGGACTCACCCCGGCGGTGATCCTCGGTCCCTGGCTCACCGCTCTCATCGTCCTCGCTGCCGCCGGCGCTCTCACCGCGGCGGGGTTCTCCCACCGTGCCCGCACGCGTGCGGCCGCCGCAGATCGTTCGACTGATCCGGGGAGGCACCCATGA
- a CDS encoding cytochrome c oxidase assembly protein, protein MTTVWIPDAPPTLGGFLTPAPLPAPVLPLLAGLLAVAYLAGAIRMWVRGRGWPVWRTVSFLLGCVALAAVTGLAVENFGYALFSVFMFQQLTLMMAIPPLLVLGSPGTLLLRATPHHGPGLLVLRAAHAGLRSRTARWLLSPWLAVPLYLAAFYGLYLANFADPILSTVTGHTLLEVGFLVAGMLFTIPILSSDPLPVRMSHGGRALDVFAEAALHAFFGVFLMMATTTLIDGFAGPTSALGIDPIEDQRLAGGLAWSYGEAPTLLMLIYVMHRWFRDDTAQAVAADRRADAHGDPELDAYNDYLTRLHQKDT, encoded by the coding sequence GTGACGACCGTGTGGATCCCGGACGCCCCGCCGACCCTCGGCGGGTTCCTCACCCCGGCCCCGCTTCCGGCTCCGGTGCTACCGCTCCTCGCGGGACTCCTCGCGGTCGCCTACCTGGCCGGTGCGATCCGGATGTGGGTCCGCGGCCGCGGCTGGCCGGTGTGGCGGACGGTCAGCTTCCTGCTCGGCTGCGTCGCCCTCGCCGCGGTCACCGGCCTGGCGGTGGAGAACTTCGGGTACGCCCTGTTCTCGGTGTTCATGTTCCAGCAGCTCACCCTGATGATGGCGATCCCGCCGCTGCTGGTCCTCGGCTCTCCCGGCACCCTGCTGCTGCGCGCCACCCCGCACCACGGCCCAGGTCTCCTGGTGCTCCGCGCCGCGCACGCCGGGCTACGCAGTCGCACCGCACGGTGGCTGCTCAGCCCGTGGCTGGCGGTGCCGCTATACCTGGCCGCGTTTTACGGTCTGTACCTGGCGAACTTCGCCGATCCGATCCTGTCCACCGTCACCGGCCATACCCTCCTCGAGGTCGGGTTCCTGGTCGCCGGGATGCTGTTCACCATCCCGATCCTGTCGTCGGACCCGCTGCCGGTGCGGATGAGCCACGGCGGCCGCGCCCTGGACGTGTTCGCCGAGGCCGCCCTGCACGCCTTCTTCGGCGTCTTCCTGATGATGGCCACCACTACCCTCATCGACGGGTTCGCCGGCCCGACGAGCGCGCTGGGCATCGACCCGATCGAAGACCAGCGCCTCGCCGGCGGGCTGGCCTGGTCCTACGGCGAGGCCCCCACCTTGCTGATGCTCATCTACGTCATGCACCGCTGGTTCCGCGACGACACCGCCCAAGCGGTCGCCGCCGACCGTCGCGCCGACGCACACGGCGACCCTGAGCTCGACGCGTACAACGACTACCTCACCCGACTCCACCAGAAAGACACCTGA
- the resB gene encoding cytochrome c biogenesis protein ResB — translation MSPSRSDTGIDVTAAPLRPGDHADSESATEITQPALGITGWLRWAWRQLTSMRTALVLLLFLAIAAVPGSLFPQRSADPNGVIQWERDNPDVFPLADAVGLFDVYLSPWFSAIYLLLFTSLIGCVIPRAKHHYKALRSRPPRTPARLSRLSEYRELTLPREEGRTDPAAHAIDVAAEQLRKAGYRVERYDARGAASVSAERGYLRETGNLIFHVALVGVLVSVAIGGSFAYTGQRVVVEGTTFVNALSDYSSFNPGRFVDGTGLAPYSLTLDDFQVSYRLPGTPGAGQAGDFSADITIRQPGQDDRAQSVIVNYPITVDGDRIYLLGNGYAPTLTIRDAAGEVVYSESQPFLPQDSNMTSLGIIKIPDGLPEQVGLVGFFYPTQGVLPSGAFTSVYPDVVNPVLTLNVFSGDLGIDDGTPRSVYTLEVDGLTQHTGGDTAADSLELTPGATVGLPNGWGTITWEEVTAEEPVKRFASLQIQRDPSSGWVLAFSVLATLGLFAGLFVPRRRLWVKARTTPDGVHVEYAGLARGEDPALARAVDEFATRHAHALGVDQPAKDTP, via the coding sequence ATGTCCCCCTCCCGCTCTGACACCGGCATCGACGTCACCGCCGCCCCGCTACGCCCCGGCGACCACGCCGACAGCGAATCCGCGACGGAGATCACCCAGCCGGCGCTGGGCATCACCGGGTGGTTGCGGTGGGCATGGCGGCAGCTGACCAGCATGCGCACCGCATTGGTCCTGCTGCTGTTCCTCGCGATCGCCGCCGTCCCCGGGTCCCTGTTCCCGCAGCGCAGCGCCGACCCCAACGGTGTCATCCAGTGGGAGCGGGACAACCCTGACGTGTTCCCCCTCGCCGATGCGGTCGGCCTGTTCGACGTGTACCTGTCGCCGTGGTTCTCCGCGATCTATCTGCTGCTGTTCACCTCCCTGATCGGCTGCGTGATCCCGCGCGCCAAGCACCACTACAAGGCGCTCCGCTCCCGCCCCCCTCGCACCCCGGCCCGGCTGTCGCGGCTCTCGGAGTACCGGGAACTGACCTTGCCGAGAGAGGAAGGGAGGACCGACCCGGCCGCGCACGCGATCGACGTCGCGGCAGAGCAGCTGCGCAAGGCCGGATACCGGGTGGAGCGATACGACGCCCGCGGAGCCGCGTCGGTGTCGGCCGAGCGCGGCTACCTGCGCGAGACCGGCAACCTGATCTTCCACGTCGCCCTCGTCGGCGTGCTGGTCTCGGTCGCGATCGGCGGGTCGTTCGCGTATACCGGGCAGCGGGTGGTGGTGGAGGGCACCACGTTCGTGAACGCGCTCAGCGACTACTCCTCGTTCAACCCCGGCCGTTTCGTCGACGGCACGGGCCTTGCCCCCTACTCGCTCACCCTCGACGACTTCCAGGTCTCCTACCGGCTGCCCGGCACCCCCGGCGCAGGCCAGGCCGGAGACTTCTCCGCCGACATCACCATCCGCCAACCCGGGCAGGACGATCGGGCGCAGAGCGTGATCGTGAACTACCCGATCACCGTCGACGGCGATCGCATCTACCTGCTCGGCAACGGCTACGCCCCCACCCTCACGATCCGCGACGCCGCCGGCGAGGTGGTGTACAGCGAGTCGCAGCCGTTCCTGCCGCAGGACTCCAACATGACCTCGCTGGGCATCATCAAGATCCCGGACGGGCTGCCCGAACAGGTCGGGCTGGTCGGGTTCTTCTACCCCACCCAGGGGGTGTTGCCCTCCGGCGCGTTCACCTCCGTCTACCCGGACGTGGTCAATCCGGTGCTGACTCTCAACGTGTTCAGCGGGGATCTCGGCATCGACGACGGCACTCCGAGGTCGGTGTACACGCTCGAGGTCGACGGGCTCACCCAGCACACCGGCGGCGACACCGCCGCCGACTCCCTTGAGCTCACCCCCGGCGCCACCGTCGGTCTGCCGAACGGGTGGGGCACGATCACCTGGGAGGAGGTCACGGCGGAGGAGCCGGTGAAGCGGTTCGCGTCGCTGCAGATCCAACGCGACCCCAGCAGCGGCTGGGTGCTCGCGTTCTCCGTGCTCGCCACCCTCGGCCTGTTCGCCGGCCTGTTCGTGCCCCGCCGCCGGCTCTGGGTGAAAGCCCGCACCACCCCGGATGGTGTGCACGTCGAGTACGCGGGACTGGCCCGCGGCGAAGACCCCGCTTTGGCGCGCGCCGTCGACGAGTTCGCGACCCGCCACGCGCACGCCCTCGGCGTAGACCAGCCTGCGAAGGACACACCGTGA
- a CDS encoding cytochrome c biogenesis CcdA family protein — protein sequence MNPGAVIVDGALWVAIPVAILAGLVSFVSPCVLPLVPGYLGYLGSTTTTTAAPTLDGGRTVTAERARLLLGVTLFIAGFTVVFVAVTILGGTFGYLLLQYANVLTRVFGVVIIALGLVFLGFFGIAQRTLRPRAQGRTGLIGAPLLGFALGVGWTPCIGPTLAAIISMSWNLGDPARAGLLGLAYSLGLGIPFLILAAGWGWASRSVTFLRRHIRALNIIGGAMLIALGLLMVTGLWTALMSQLQQVVINVPLPL from the coding sequence ATGAATCCGGGAGCGGTGATCGTCGACGGCGCCCTGTGGGTCGCGATCCCGGTCGCGATCCTCGCCGGGCTGGTGTCGTTCGTGTCCCCGTGCGTGCTGCCGCTGGTGCCTGGCTACCTCGGCTACCTCGGCAGCACCACCACGACGACCGCGGCCCCCACGCTGGACGGGGGGCGCACGGTGACGGCGGAGCGCGCGCGGCTGCTGCTGGGCGTGACATTGTTCATCGCCGGGTTCACCGTGGTGTTCGTCGCCGTCACGATCCTCGGCGGCACCTTCGGGTACCTGCTGCTGCAATACGCCAATGTGCTCACTCGCGTCTTCGGGGTCGTCATCATCGCCCTCGGCCTGGTGTTCCTCGGCTTCTTCGGCATTGCCCAGCGCACCCTCCGCCCTCGCGCCCAGGGTAGGACCGGGCTGATCGGGGCGCCGCTTCTCGGGTTCGCGCTCGGCGTCGGCTGGACCCCCTGTATCGGCCCGACGCTCGCAGCGATCATCTCTATGTCGTGGAACCTCGGTGACCCCGCCCGCGCGGGCCTGCTCGGGCTCGCGTACTCGCTGGGCCTGGGCATCCCGTTCCTGATCCTCGCGGCCGGATGGGGGTGGGCGTCCCGATCGGTGACGTTCCTGCGCCGCCACATCCGCGCCCTGAACATCATCGGCGGGGCCATGCTCATCGCCCTCGGCCTGCTGATGGTGACCGGGCTGTGGACGGCACTGATGTCGCAGCTGCAACAGGTGGTGATCAATGTCCCCCTCCCGCTCTGA